The following coding sequences lie in one Arachis ipaensis cultivar K30076 chromosome B03, Araip1.1, whole genome shotgun sequence genomic window:
- the LOC107633640 gene encoding L-type lectin-domain containing receptor kinase IX.1-like, with protein MAACDFQCVALLLIIIIPVIANAESLLSFNCTNFTQGHCADELTLQGDASHAQSSNVIELAGSKKNASGFGRVVTKATHLKVNNSRYDFTTNFSFLVFTEDPTYPGDGLAFYIASPKLPIQDHIDGGGLGLAKSYHHLPSGYSFVALEFDTFSNGWDPSGPFPHVGLDLNSVVSSLSETWLVDFSERNKVFNCSIEYNSGTKRLDAFFTASSFNGPVKKQFSFPLDLDEFIQDPVTIGISAAVAEKNYTVGYSLLSWSFSSTLHVPSNAAGSFPYKAHLEKALEIGIGFFLCLFVLVLVLLLILIRRGGKRDPESAFDPMDHEFQTGTGPQRISYDRLVCATDNFQEAKKLGRGGFGAVYKGYFKDTDSYAAVKKISADSKQGLKEYAAEVKIISQLRHRNLVRLTGWCHKKNDFVLIYEYMPNGSLDSFLFHGVGFLSWQVRYNIALGLASALLYLQEGWEKCVLHRDIKSSNIMLDSDFNAKLGDFGLARLVDHEKGSRTTVTAGTLGYMAPEYMKTGKVRKESDIYSFGVVLLEIASGKKVMHHIELEGRVTQVSLVEWVWELYGLRNITAAADPNLCVAFDVQQMECMLVVGLWCAHPDCKCRPSVRQVMKVLNFDASLPILPERMPLLPYLPSTTNELFLTAVSSFSGT; from the coding sequence ATGGCTGCTTGTGATTTCCAGTGCGTTGCATTGCTGCTTATAATAATAATTCCTGTAATTGCAAATGCTGAGAGTCTATTATCTTTTAACTGCACCAACTTCACCCAAGGTCATTGTGCTGATGAACTAACCCTGCAAGGTGATGCTAGTCACGCACAATCTTCTAACGTTATCGAACTCGCAGGAAGCAAAAAGAATGCTTCAGGATTTGGAAGAGTGGTAACAAAGGCAACACATCTTAAGGTAAATAATTCAAGATACGACTTCACCACAAACTTCTCCTTTCTTGTTTTCACAGAGGATCCCACCTATCCTGGAGATGGTTTGGCATTCTACATAGCAAGCCCGAAACTCCCGATCCAAGACCATATAGACGGCGGAGGCCTCGGCCTTGCCAAGTCTTACCACCACCTCCCAAGTGGTTACTCTTTTGTGGCTCTGGAGTTTGACACATTCTCAAATGGATGGGATCCAAGTGGTCCATTCCCGCATGTAGGACTAGATCTCAATTCTGTTGTTTCCAGCCTCTCTGAGACATGGTTGGTAGATTTTTCAGAGAGAAATAAAGTGTTCAATTGTAGTATTGAGTACAACTCTGGAACCAAGCGTCTAGATGCTTTCTTCACTGCAAGCTCCTTCAATGGACCTGTAAAGAAGCAATTTTCGTTTCCTTTGGATCTCGATGAGTTCATACAAGATCCTGTTACTATTGGCATATCAGCTGCAGTTGCAGAAAAAAATTATACGGTGGGATATAGCTTGTTGTCATGGTCATTCAGTTCAACCTTACATGTGCCGAGTAATGCGGCCGGTTCCTTTCCTTACAAGGCACATTTGGAGAAAGCACTAGAAATAGGGATTGGTTTCTTTCTGTGTTTATTTGTTTTGGTATTAGTCCTACTCCTCATTTTGATACGGAGGGGAGGGAAAAGAGATCCTGAATCCGCGTTTGATCCGATGGATCATGAATTCCAAACGGGCACTGGACCACAGAGGATCAGCTATGACAGATTGGTGTGTGCGACGGATAACTTCCAAGAGGCGAAGAAGCTTGGAAGAGGCGGCTTTGGTGCTGTGTATAAAGGATATTTCAAAGATACAGACTCTTATGCTGCTGTAAAGAAGATATCTGCAGATTCAAAGCAGGGATTAAAGGAATATGCAGCTGAAGTGAAGATCATTAGCCAATTGAGACACAGGAATTTGGTGAGACTTACTGGTTGGTGTCACAAGAAGAATGACTTCGTCCTGATATATGAGTACATGCCGAATGGAAGCTTGGATTCTTTTCTTTTCCACGGAGTAGGCTTCTTGTCTTGGCAAGTAAGGTACAACATAGCTTTGGGATTGGCATCGGCATTGCTATATCTGCAAGAAGGGTGGGAAAAGTGTGTGCTTCACAGGGACATTAAATCAAGCAACATAATGTTGGACTCAGATTTCAATGCTAAACTTGGGGATTTTGGATTGGCCAGGCTTGTGGATCATGAGAAAGGTTCAAGGACCACAGTGACTGCTGGCACACTTGGTTACATGGCACCAGAATACATGAAAACAGGAAAAGTTCGAAAGGAATCTGATATATACAGTTTTGGGGTGGTTTTGTTGGAGATAGCAAGTGGCAAAAAGGTTATGCACCACATAGAATTGGAGGGTCGTGTGACTCAAGTTTCATTGGTAGAGTGGGTTTGGGAGCTGTATGGGTTGAGAAACATCACAGCAGCAGCAGATCCAAATCTATGTGTTGCATTTGATGTTCAACAAATGGAATGTATGCTTGTTGTTGGTCTTTGGTGTGCTCATCCAGATTGCAAATGCAGGCCCTCTGTAAGGCAAGTGATGAAAGTGCTTAACTTTGATGCTTCTTTACCCATTCTTCCAGAAAGAATGCCTCTTTTACCCTATCTCCCCTCAACCACAAATGAACTCTTTTTAACTGCTGTTTCTTCGTTTTCTGGTACCTAA
- the LOC107633639 gene encoding L-type lectin-domain containing receptor kinase IX.1-like, with amino-acid sequence MVNCNLHFVVLLVIVIIMHVANAQIRSFNFNKNFNPAQSPELNPDGDATYSQSFDHIQLTGKTDNAKGLGRITTKPMHLMKNNSEQRYDFTTNFTFVVISNKTYHGEGLAFFIASHMLPIKKHGMNGGGLGLVEPCHPHPDEYSFVAVEFDTKSDPWDPIGPEPHVGIDVNSMISTKHSKWPADFSDITNVYNCSVVYSAGSRRLDVYFTGGSFNGPVPKNLSSHLDLTDYLNDPVTLGISASTQNYTVQFRLLSWSFIAKLSTPSNAGDDNRKREKLKQGLEIGTAWFLSLLVLVLVLDFIRKRGRRKHELDPMDHEFQTGPQRISYNILVSATNNFEEAKKLGKGGFGGVYKGYFKDTDSYAAVKKISADSRQGIKEYAAEVKIISQLRHRNLVRLTGWCHKKNDFILIYEYMPNGSLDSCLFDGVGFLSWQVRYSIALGLASALLYLQEGWEQCVLHRDIKSSNIMLDSDFNAKLGDFGLARLVDHEKGSRTTVTAGTLGYIAPEYMKTGKVGKESDIYSFGVVLLEIACGKKAIHHIEMEGCVTQVSLVEWVWELYGLRSITAAADPNLCVAFDVQQMECMLVVGLWCAHPDCKCRPSIRQVLKVLNFDAPLPILPQRMPILPPYLPLSTNEVFFTAI; translated from the coding sequence ATGGTTAATTGTAATCTCCATTTTGTTGTGCTGCttgtaatagtaataataatgcaTGTTGCAAATGCTCAGATACGATCTTTTAACTTCAATAAAAACTTCAACCCAGCTCAATCTCCTGAACTAAACCCAGATGGAGATGCAACTTACTCACAGTCTTTTGATCATATCCAACTCACAGGAAAAACAGATAATGCCAAGGGATTAGGAAGAATCACAACCAAGCCTATGCATCTTATGAAAAACAATTCAGAACAAAGATATGACTTCACTACCAACTTTACCTTTGTTGTTATCTCAAACAAGACCTACCATGGAGAAGGTTTGGCATTCTTCATAGCAAGCCATATGCTGCCAATTAAGAAACATGGTATGAACGGTGGAGGGCTTGGTCTTGTGGAACCTTGTCACCCTCACCCAGATGAGTACTCTTTTGTGGCTGTGGAGTTTGACACTAAGTCAGATCCTTGGGACCCAATAGGCCCAGAGCCACATGTGGGAATAGATGTCAATTCTATGATTTCCACCAAGCACAGCAAATGGCCTGCAGATTTCTCAGACATAACCAATGTTTACAACTGCAGTGTCGTATACAGCGCCGGAAGCAGGCGTCTCGACGTTTACTTCACCGGAGGATCCTTCAATGGCCCTGTACCAAAAAACCTTTCAAGCCACTTGGATCTCACTGATTACTTAAATGATCCTGTTACTCTTGGCATTTCAGCTTCAACACAGAATTATACTGTTCAATTTAGACTGCTTTCATGGTCATTCATTGCAAAGTTATCGACACCAAGTAATGCTGGTGATGACAACAGAAAACGGGAGAAATTGAAGCAAGGACTAGAAATTGGCACTGCTTGGTTTTTGAGTTTGTTAGTGTTGGTCCTGGTCTTGGATTTCATAcgcaagagaggaagaagaaaacatgAACTCGATCCTATGGATCATGAATTCCAAACTGGACCTCAGAGGATCAGTTACAACATATTGGTGTCTGCCACAAATAACTTTGAAGAGGCGAAGAAGCTCGGAAAAGGTGGCTTTGGTGGTGTTTATAAAGGATATTTCAAAGATACAGACTCTTATGCTGCTGTAAAGAAGATATCAGCAGATTCAAGGCAAGGGATAAAGGAATATGCAGCTGAAGTGAAGATCATCAGCCAATTGAGACACAGGAATTTGGTTAGACTTACTGGTTGGTGTCACAAGAAGAATGACTTCATCCTGATATATGAGTACATGCCAAATGGAAGCTTGGATTCTTGTCTTTTCGACGGCGTAGGCTTCTTGTCTTGGCAAGTAAGGTACAGCATAGCTTTGGGATTGGCATCAGCATTGCTGTATTTGCAAGAAGGGTGGGAACAATGTGTGCTTCACAGGGACATTAAATCAAGCAACATAATGTTGGACTCAGATTTCAATGCTAAGCTTGGGGATTTTGGATTGGCCAGGCTTGTGGATCATGAGAAAGGTTCAAGGACCACAGTGACTGCTGGCACACTTGGTTACATAGCACCAGAATACATGAAAACAGGAAAAGTTGGGAAGGAATCTGATATATACAGTTTTGGGGTGGTTTTGTTGGAGATAGCATGCGGCAAAAAGGCTATTCATCACATAGAGATGGAGGGTTGTGTGACTCAAGTTTCATTGGTAGAGTGGGTTTGGGAGCTGTATGGGTTGAGAAGCATCACAGCAGCAGCAGATCCAAATCTATGTGTTGCATTTGATGTTCAACAAATGGAATGTATGCTTGTTGTTGGTCTTTGGTGTGCTCATCCAGATTGCAAATGCAGGCCTTCTATAAGGCAAGTGTTGAAGGTTCTTAACTTTGATGCTCCTTTACCTATTCTTCCACAAAGGATGCCTATTCTACCACCCTATCTTCCTCTATCAACAAATGAGGTCTTTTTTACTGCTATATGA
- the LOC107633638 gene encoding L-type lectin-domain containing receptor kinase IX.1-like, with translation MASWHIHVPSLLSIIFFLQMAPFANPLSFNFTSFKDGDVNVEEDAAVVREAIQITLNSMDQNNNYSVGRVTSKSLIQLWDKNSGQLTDFITTFSFVIYSQKSSYGDGMAFFLADPNLPLLHHVTQGGGLGLVDGNRVLNSTQHSFVALEFDTFHNPWDPQGNHVGLNFNSMKSNISKTWLVDIMKWRVYNCSIKYNSTTLNLSVSFTQYTDNSSSEDYVSYKVDLRDHLPEHVIVGFSAATGRLFEVNTLKSWSFSSSLDILENVRNPMTAPAASPTPSPDSEKGNKLRLLVGIGIGAALILSLLVCALILWKKSRGKKEDLTFDLTMDDEFQKGSGPKRFGYNELRSATNKFSDPNKLGQGGFGSVYKGYLKNSNTNVAIKKISRESSQGIKEYATEVKIISQLRHRNLVQLIGWCHRKNDLLLIYEFMPNGSLDSHLYGGKSLLTWPTRYNIALSLASALLYLQEEWEQCVIHRDIKPSNIMLDSCFNAKLGDFGLARLVDHEKGSRTTLIAGTRGYIAPEYATSGKATKEADIYSFGVVLLEIASGKKPIIGLDSNKEDIITVVEWVWELYGMGKLLEAVDPKLCGEFDENQMESVLGVGLWCVHPDYKFRPCMRQVIQVLQFEAPLPILPEKMPVPTYLPPDIRAIFRSISPHFAIDTTEYCMGD, from the coding sequence ATGGCTTCATGGCATATTCATGTACCATCTCTCCTGTCGATAATTTTCTTTCTCCAAATGGCCCCTTTTGCAAACCCACTTTCATTTAACTTCACAAGCTTTAAGGATGGTGATGTTAATGTAGAAGAAGATGCTGCTGTTGTAAGAGAAGCTATCCAAATCACCTTGAACAGCATGGACCAAAACAACAACTACAGCGTTGGCCGTGTCACCAGCAAATCACTGATTCAGCTTTGGGACAAGAATTCTGGTCAGCTCACTGACTTCATTACCACATTTTCCTTTGTTATTTACTCACAAAAGTCTAGTTATGGAGATGGAATGGCTTTCTTCTTGGCTGATCCAAATCTCCCACTTCTGCATCATGTTACACAAGGTGGTGGCCTTGGCCTTGTAGATGGCAACAGAGTACTGAATTCAACTCAGCATTCATTCGTCGCCTTGGAGTTTGACACCTTCCACAATCCATGGGACCCTCAAGGTAATCATGTAGGCTTGAATTTCAACTCCATGAAATCTAATATAAGTAAGACATGGTTGGTGGATATTATGAAATGGAGAGTATATAATTGTAGCATTAAGTACAATTCAACCACTCTTAATTTAAgcgtttcgttcactcagtacacTGATAATTCTTCATCAGAGGATTATGTCTCATACAAGGTTGATCTGAGAGACCACTTGCCGGAGCACGTTATTGTTGGCTTCTCTGCTGCTACAGGGAGGTTGTTTGAGGTGAATACTCTCAAGTCTTGGTCATTCAGTTCAAGTTTGGATATTCTTGAGAATGTCAGAAATCCGATGACAGCACCGGCAGCATCACCAACTCCTAGTCCTGATTCTGAAAAGGGGAACAAGTTAAGACTGTTGGTGGGGATTGGAATTGGTGCAGCCTTGATTCTTAGTTTGTTAGTTTGCGCTTTAATATTGTGGAAGAAAAGTAGAGGGAAAAAAGAGGACTTAACTTTTGATCTGACCATGGATGATGAATTCCAAAAAGGCTCTGGACCAAAGAGGTTTGGCTACAATGAACTTCGAAGTGCAACTAACAAATTTTCAGATCCGAATAAGCTTGGTCAAGGTGGTTTTGGCAGCGTGTACAAAGGTTATCTGAAGAACTCAAACACCAATGTTGCCATCAAGAAGATTTCAAGAGAGTCTAGCCAAGGGATAAAGGAATATGCAACTGAAGTGAAGATCATTAGCCAACTGAGACATAGAAATCTAGTACAACTCATAGGTTGGTGCCACAGGAAGAATGATCTACTCCTCATATATGAGTTCATGCCAAATGGAAGCTTAGATTCACATTTATATGGCGGAAAAAGCCTCTTGACTTGGCCAACAAGGTACAACATAGCTCTGAGCCTGGCTTCAGCATTGCTTTACCTACAAGAAGAATGGGAACAATGTGTGATTCACAGGGACATCAAACCAAGCAACATAATGTTGGATTCATGCTTCAATGCAAAGCTTGGTGATTTCGGTCTGGCAAGGCTAGTGGATCATGAGAAAGGTTCAAGAACCACGCTAATCGCAGGAACAAGAGGCTACATTGCACCAGAATATGCTACTTCAGGAAAGGCTACCAAAGAAGCTGATATATACAGCTTTGGAGTTGTGCTATTGGAGATTGCAAGTGGAAAGAAACCAATTATTGGGCTAGATTCCAACAAGGAGGACATAATAACTGTTGTTGAGTGGGTCTGGGAGCTATATGGAATGGGAAAGTTGCTTGAAGCAGTGGACCCAAAGCTATGTGGAGAATTTGATGAGAATCAAATGGAGAGCGTGCTTGGAGTTGGACTTTGGTGTGTTCATCCAGATTACAAATTCAGGCCATGCATGAGGCAAGTCATCCAAGTTCTTCAATTTGAGGCTCCTTTACCAATTCTCCCAGAAAAGATGCCAGTGCCAACATATCTTCCTCCAGATATAAGAGCAATCTTTCGTTCAATTTCACCTCATTTTGCAATTGACACAACGGAATATTGCATGGGTGACTAG
- the LOC107633637 gene encoding uncharacterized protein LOC107633637 produces MKLLMSSSDQHDGEMKRFANCILDVENKNISSAVGDKSEVEISDDLLITTADDHLFHLVDFSYPDLLQAIPDYMYLQSRAIFTPLESVEKVNNFILTIFSGIEKECLSSNTTCQVDKNEDVQQEWFTPKFLNEIKCSELPNHKLTLKPGISIMLLRNMDQTLGLCNETKLIVNELGNNVIGATVVTGRNIDDKVYISRMNLVPSDSGLPFKFQRRQFL; encoded by the coding sequence ATGAAGCTTCTAATGTCTTCTTCGGATCAACATGATGGTGAAATGAAGAGATTTGCTAATTGTATACTTGAtgttgaaaataaaaatattagttcTGCTGTTGGTGACAAGTCAGAAGTTGAAATTTCAGATGATCTGCTGATTACAACTGCTGATGACCATCTTTTTCATTTGGTAGACTTTTCTTATCCAGATTTGTTACAAGCCATTCCAGATTACATGTATTTACAGAGTAGGGCAATTTTCACCCCGCTTGAGAGTGTCGAGAAGGTAAACAATTTCATTTTGACAATCTTCTCAGGGATCGAAAAGGAGTGTCTAAGTTCTAACACAACATGTCAAGTTGATAAGAATGAAGATGTGCAACAAGAGTGGTTCACACCAAAGTTCCTAAATGAAATCAAATGTTCGGAACTACCCAACcacaagttgactttgaagccTGGAATCTCTATAATGCTACTGCGAAACATGGACCAGACTTTAGGTTTATGCAACGAGACAAAGTTAATAGTTAATGAACTTGGCAATAACGTAATTGGAGCGACGGTAGTGACCGGTAGAAATATTGACGACAAAGTGTACATTTCGAGAATGAACTTGGTTCCTTCAGATTCAggattgccatttaagtttcaacGGAGACAATTTCTATAA